In Meiothermus cerbereus DSM 11376, a single genomic region encodes these proteins:
- the fusA gene encoding elongation factor G encodes MSVKTGFDLKLFRNIGIAAHIDAGKTTTTERILYYTGRIHKIGEVHEGAATMDWMEQERERGITITAAVTTANWKHSGTGIEHRINIIDTPGHVDFTIEVERSMRVLDGAVAVFDASQGVEPQSETVWRQADKYRVPRIAFANKMDKTGADIWLVVNTMKERLGAKPVLMQLPIGREDTFKGIIDVLRQKAYIYGNDLGTDIKEVEIPEDMKAQAAEYYEKLVEAAADYDENIMMKFLEGEKPTEEELIRAIRKGTIAIEIFPVFLGSALKNKGVQLLLDGVVDYLPSPLDIPPVRGKTENGEDVERPADPNGPLAALAFKIMADPYVGRLTFVRVYSGTLKSGSYVQNTTKGKKERVARLLQMHANHREEVEELRAGELGAVVGLKETITGDSLVGDGDQPIILESIEIPEPVIDLAIEPKTKADQDKLGVALARLGEEDPTFRVSTDPETGQTIISGMGELHLEIIVDRLKREFKVDANVGKPQVAYRETITRPVDVEGKFVRQSGGRGQYGHVKIKAEPLGRGSGFEFVNAIVGGVIPREYIPAVQKGIEEAMQSGPLTGFPIVDLKVTLYDGSYHEVDSSEMAFKIAGSMAIKEAIEKGGAAILEPIMRVEVITPEEFLGSIIGDLNSRRGQIQGMEERGNARLVRAFVPLAEMFGYANDMRSMSQGRAQFSMFFDHYEQVPQNIAQKLIKGQ; translated from the coding sequence ATGTCCGTTAAGACTGGTTTCGACCTAAAACTCTTCCGCAACATCGGGATTGCGGCCCACATCGACGCCGGTAAGACCACCACCACCGAGCGCATCCTCTACTACACCGGTCGCATTCACAAAATTGGTGAGGTGCACGAAGGTGCGGCCACCATGGACTGGATGGAGCAGGAGCGAGAGCGGGGCATTACCATTACCGCCGCCGTGACCACCGCCAACTGGAAGCACAGTGGTACCGGCATTGAGCACCGCATCAACATCATCGACACCCCCGGCCACGTGGACTTCACCATCGAGGTCGAGCGTTCCATGCGGGTGCTGGATGGTGCTGTGGCGGTATTTGATGCTTCGCAGGGTGTGGAACCCCAGTCCGAGACCGTGTGGCGCCAGGCCGACAAGTACCGGGTTCCCCGCATTGCCTTCGCCAACAAGATGGACAAGACCGGGGCCGATATCTGGTTGGTGGTCAACACCATGAAGGAGCGTCTGGGGGCCAAGCCGGTGCTGATGCAACTGCCCATTGGCCGCGAGGATACCTTCAAGGGCATCATTGACGTGCTGCGCCAGAAGGCCTACATCTACGGTAACGACCTCGGTACTGACATTAAAGAGGTTGAGATCCCCGAGGATATGAAGGCCCAGGCTGCTGAGTACTACGAGAAGCTGGTGGAAGCCGCGGCCGACTACGACGAAAACATCATGATGAAGTTCCTGGAGGGCGAGAAGCCCACCGAAGAGGAACTCATCCGGGCCATCCGCAAGGGCACCATCGCCATCGAGATTTTCCCGGTTTTCCTGGGCTCAGCCCTCAAGAACAAAGGGGTTCAGCTGCTCCTGGATGGGGTGGTGGACTACCTGCCCTCGCCGCTGGACATTCCCCCTGTTAGAGGCAAGACCGAGAATGGCGAGGACGTCGAGCGCCCTGCCGATCCCAATGGCCCCCTGGCTGCCCTGGCCTTCAAGATTATGGCCGACCCCTATGTGGGCCGTCTGACCTTCGTGCGGGTTTACTCCGGTACCCTCAAGTCGGGTTCCTACGTGCAGAACACCACCAAGGGCAAAAAAGAGCGCGTGGCTCGTTTGCTGCAGATGCACGCCAACCACCGTGAAGAGGTGGAAGAGCTGCGTGCGGGCGAGCTGGGCGCAGTGGTGGGCCTCAAAGAGACCATCACGGGCGACTCCCTGGTGGGTGATGGCGACCAGCCGATTATCCTCGAGTCCATCGAGATTCCCGAGCCGGTAATTGACCTGGCCATCGAGCCCAAAACCAAGGCCGATCAGGACAAACTCGGCGTGGCCCTTGCCCGTCTGGGTGAAGAAGACCCCACCTTCCGCGTATCCACCGACCCCGAGACCGGGCAGACCATCATCTCGGGCATGGGTGAGCTGCACCTGGAAATCATCGTGGATCGCCTCAAGCGCGAGTTCAAGGTGGATGCCAACGTGGGCAAACCCCAGGTGGCCTACCGCGAGACCATTACCCGCCCGGTGGATGTCGAAGGCAAGTTCGTGCGCCAGTCCGGTGGGCGTGGGCAGTACGGCCACGTCAAGATCAAGGCCGAACCCCTCGGCCGTGGTTCGGGCTTTGAGTTCGTCAACGCCATTGTGGGGGGTGTGATCCCGCGCGAATACATTCCGGCGGTACAAAAAGGCATCGAGGAGGCCATGCAGTCCGGCCCCCTCACCGGCTTCCCTATCGTGGACCTCAAGGTCACCCTCTATGATGGCAGCTACCACGAGGTAGACTCCTCCGAAATGGCCTTCAAGATTGCCGGCTCGATGGCCATCAAAGAAGCTATCGAGAAGGGTGGTGCGGCCATCCTCGAGCCCATCATGCGGGTCGAGGTCATCACCCCCGAAGAATTCCTGGGCTCCATCATCGGCGACCTGAACTCCCGCCGCGGCCAGATTCAAGGCATGGAGGAGCGGGGCAACGCCCGGCTGGTGCGGGCCTTTGTTCCCCTGGCCGAGATGTTCGGCTACGCCAACGACATGCGTTCGATGAGCCAGGGCCGGGCCCAGTTCTCGATGTTCTTCGACCACTACGAGCAAGTGCCTCAAAACATCGCTCAAAAGCTGATCAAGGGGCAATAA
- the rpsG gene encoding 30S ribosomal protein S7, with product MSRRRQAEIRQLEPDHLYGDVVVTALINRMMRDGKKNLAARIFKEACEIIQEKSGQEPLKVFKAALDNVRPRVEVRSRRVGGANYQVPVEVSPRRQQTLAIRWIVNAFNSRGEREAHQRLAAELLEAAEGKGGAVKKKEDVERMAEANRAYAHYRW from the coding sequence ATGTCGCGGAGAAGACAAGCTGAAATTCGCCAACTCGAGCCCGACCACCTCTACGGCGATGTGGTGGTCACCGCGCTCATCAACCGGATGATGCGCGACGGCAAGAAGAACCTGGCTGCCCGGATTTTCAAAGAAGCCTGCGAGATTATCCAGGAGAAGAGCGGGCAGGAGCCCCTCAAGGTCTTTAAGGCGGCGCTGGACAACGTGCGCCCCCGTGTGGAGGTACGCAGCCGTCGGGTGGGTGGGGCCAACTACCAGGTTCCCGTCGAGGTATCCCCCCGCCGCCAGCAAACCCTGGCCATTCGCTGGATTGTCAACGCCTTCAACAGCCGGGGTGAGCGTGAAGCCCACCAGCGCCTGGCTGCCGAACTGCTGGAAGCCGCCGAGGGCAAGGGTGGGGCGGTCAAAAAGAAAGAAGATGTTGAGCGTATGGCCGAAGCCAACCGAGCCTACGCCCACTACCGGTGGTAA
- the rpsL gene encoding 30S ribosomal protein S12, with protein sequence MITLPTINQLLRKGRTPVVKKSKVPALKGSPFRKGVCTVVRTVTPKKPNSALRKVAKVRLSSQYEVTAYIPGEGHNLQEHSVVLIRGGRVKDLPGVRYHIVRGIYDTQGVKDRKKSRSKYGTKRPKADAKGAAAKGKK encoded by the coding sequence GTGATTACACTGCCAACCATCAACCAACTCCTCCGTAAGGGCCGTACGCCGGTGGTCAAAAAGAGCAAGGTGCCTGCCCTCAAAGGAAGCCCCTTCCGCAAAGGCGTCTGCACCGTGGTGCGTACCGTCACCCCCAAGAAGCCCAACTCGGCGCTGCGTAAAGTGGCCAAGGTGCGGCTCTCGAGCCAGTACGAAGTCACCGCCTACATCCCCGGTGAAGGTCACAACCTGCAAGAGCACTCGGTGGTGCTGATCCGTGGGGGCCGTGTGAAGGACCTGCCGGGTGTGCGCTACCACATTGTGCGCGGTATCTACGACACCCAGGGTGTGAAAGACCGCAAGAAGAGCCGCTCCAAATATGGCACCAAGCGCCCCAAAGCCGATGCCAAGGGTGCGGCAGCCAAGGGTAAGAAGTAA
- a CDS encoding SCO family protein, whose amino-acid sequence MPRRAIWIALIAGLPLLLAVVAFLLSKDTYQPYGTRLLNVRPAEANQFTLTAHDGSSKSLSDFRGKVVLIFFGFVNCPDVCPTTLLELSKVYKALTPAEQARVQVLLISVDPERDNLEKLRDYVTFFSPSFIGLTGTPEQIAEVAKRYGVFYQKSQIKSPTEYNVDHTATVFALDPKGQLRLIYGSGKAAETERVVQDVRWLLR is encoded by the coding sequence ATGCCACGTCGAGCGATTTGGATTGCCTTGATAGCCGGTCTGCCCTTGCTGCTAGCGGTGGTGGCGTTTCTGCTCTCTAAAGACACCTACCAGCCCTATGGCACCCGGCTGCTGAATGTTCGGCCCGCCGAAGCCAACCAATTCACCCTTACCGCCCACGACGGCTCGAGCAAAAGCCTTTCCGACTTTCGGGGCAAGGTGGTCCTGATCTTCTTTGGCTTCGTGAACTGCCCGGATGTATGCCCCACCACCCTGCTCGAGCTCAGCAAGGTCTATAAGGCCCTGACCCCTGCCGAGCAAGCGCGGGTACAGGTTTTGCTGATCTCGGTAGACCCCGAACGGGACAACCTGGAAAAGCTGCGGGACTATGTAACCTTCTTTAGCCCCAGCTTTATCGGCCTAACCGGCACCCCCGAACAGATTGCCGAGGTGGCCAAGCGGTATGGGGTGTTTTATCAGAAATCCCAGATCAAGTCGCCCACCGAGTACAACGTAGACCACACCGCCACCGTCTTCGCCCTCGACCCCAAGGGACAGCTGCGCCTGATTTACGGCAGCGGCAAAGCTGCCGAAACCGAGCGGGTGGTGCAGGATGTGCGCTGGTTGCTGCGGTAG
- a CDS encoding MazG family protein, translating to MERLLQVMRRLRGPDGCPWDKEQTHQSLRPYLLEEAAEAVDAIGKGNPDELAEELGDVLLQVAFHSVIAEQEGTFTYSQVEQHIVDKLIRRHPHVFGNVQADTPEAVTANWKAIKAREGKTAQSVCDQVPRSLGALARANEIQKKLGTPFSGKDSLIQAIEQGNLAEALWLMVAWCRQEKVNPEVLLRERCEQSCA from the coding sequence ATGGAGCGTTTATTGCAGGTCATGCGCCGCTTGCGGGGCCCCGACGGTTGTCCGTGGGACAAAGAACAAACCCACCAGAGCCTGCGGCCTTACTTGCTCGAGGAGGCCGCCGAAGCCGTGGACGCCATCGGCAAAGGCAACCCCGACGAACTGGCCGAGGAGCTAGGGGATGTGTTGTTGCAGGTGGCCTTTCACTCGGTGATTGCCGAGCAGGAGGGCACTTTTACGTATTCCCAGGTGGAGCAGCACATTGTGGATAAGCTGATAAGACGCCACCCACACGTATTCGGCAACGTGCAGGCCGACACCCCCGAGGCCGTTACCGCCAACTGGAAGGCCATCAAAGCCCGCGAGGGCAAAACCGCCCAGTCGGTATGCGACCAGGTGCCGCGCAGCCTGGGCGCCCTGGCCCGGGCCAACGAAATCCAGAAAAAGCTGGGAACCCCCTTCTCGGGCAAGGACAGCCTTATCCAGGCTATTGAACAGGGCAACCTGGCCGAGGCGCTGTGGCTGATGGTGGCCTGGTGCCGCCAGGAAAAGGTAAACCCGGAGGTTTTGTTGCGCGAACGCTGCGAGCAAAGCTGCGCGTAA
- a CDS encoding NUDIX hydrolase — protein MKSNVLKAIVSRPPQQLPLPEGFVDAAVLLPVWEGRLLFTVRSAHLPHHAAQISFPGGRFDDGESAEEAALREASEEVGLKPEQVEILGHLNPTLSPFGYRVFPLLGRITQEPRLTPNPEEVDALLWVPIEELLTAPAYAEERTPPPGNRFPSGLGGEFSEIEGRLSRKVWHYPWRGYDIWGVTGNIVHDFLERLRQVRL, from the coding sequence ATGAAATCGAACGTTCTCAAAGCCATCGTTTCCCGTCCCCCTCAGCAACTGCCGCTACCAGAGGGTTTTGTGGATGCAGCCGTTCTGCTTCCGGTGTGGGAAGGTCGGCTTTTGTTTACTGTTCGCAGCGCCCACCTGCCGCACCATGCAGCGCAAATCAGCTTCCCCGGGGGCCGCTTTGACGATGGCGAAAGCGCAGAGGAGGCCGCTTTACGCGAGGCTTCAGAAGAAGTGGGGCTAAAGCCCGAGCAGGTGGAGATACTGGGGCACCTGAACCCTACCCTCTCGCCTTTTGGCTACCGAGTATTCCCCCTGCTGGGCCGGATTACCCAGGAGCCCCGTCTTACCCCCAACCCCGAGGAAGTGGACGCGCTGCTCTGGGTGCCCATTGAGGAATTGCTAACCGCACCCGCCTATGCCGAAGAACGCACCCCACCCCCAGGCAACCGCTTTCCCAGCGGCCTGGGCGGGGAGTTTTCCGAAATAGAGGGCCGACTGAGCCGCAAGGTCTGGCACTATCCCTGGCGGGGCTACGATATCTGGGGTGTGACCGGGAATATTGTGCATGATTTCCTCGAGCGCCTGCGACAGGTTCGCCTCTAA
- a CDS encoding PaaX family transcriptional regulator — protein sequence MRARSYLFTLYMEYLYPENRAWVGDLIRWMELLQFSEPAVRAAVSRSVKRGWILPEKDGRRAYYRLSPRVAWQVEQVRERLYTYGTAWDGKWRILVYAVPEAKRTVRDRFRNELILLGFGTPAPGVWVSPNASLEAARDLVGFYGLQSYVELFQAERFSSTPPLELIEKSFNLKAAQARYRAFLAQKQERPQNPEEAFVRLTHMVHQARKNLFLDPGLPPELTPPGFLGQRAKERFLALYDQLSRQARPVFEPGSVAAD from the coding sequence ATGCGGGCGCGTTCTTATTTGTTTACGCTCTACATGGAATACCTCTACCCAGAAAACCGGGCCTGGGTGGGGGACCTGATTCGCTGGATGGAGCTGCTCCAATTCAGCGAGCCGGCTGTGCGGGCCGCGGTTTCGCGCAGCGTCAAGCGCGGCTGGATTCTCCCAGAGAAGGATGGGCGACGGGCCTACTACCGGCTTTCGCCGCGGGTGGCCTGGCAGGTCGAGCAGGTGCGGGAGCGGCTTTACACCTATGGTACGGCCTGGGATGGAAAGTGGCGCATTCTGGTTTATGCCGTACCGGAAGCCAAACGCACCGTGCGCGACCGCTTCCGCAACGAGCTGATTCTGCTGGGCTTCGGGACGCCGGCGCCCGGGGTCTGGGTCAGCCCCAATGCCTCGCTCGAGGCCGCCCGCGACCTGGTGGGCTTTTACGGCCTGCAAAGCTACGTCGAGCTTTTCCAGGCCGAGCGCTTTTCCAGTACGCCCCCCCTCGAGCTGATCGAAAAATCCTTCAACCTCAAAGCCGCCCAGGCCCGCTACCGCGCTTTTCTGGCACAAAAGCAGGAGCGACCCCAAAACCCCGAGGAAGCCTTTGTGCGGCTGACCCACATGGTGCACCAGGCCCGCAAGAACCTCTTCCTCGACCCCGGACTGCCGCCCGAGCTCACCCCCCCGGGCTTCCTGGGGCAGCGTGCCAAGGAGCGGTTTTTAGCCCTCTACGACCAGCTTTCCCGACAAGCTCGCCCAGTGTTTGAGCCTGGCTCCGTCGCCGCAGATTAG
- a CDS encoding MATE family efflux transporter, with protein sequence MGHERGARAASPTALGRGGEVADDLSRSMLAFVTADTRREILKIALPVSLESTVQLSLGFINQVIVGVLGTATIAAVGLANNVLFIGILCLNTLGAGCAILASRARGRGDEAAVRRIVSFFTGFASVLALALALPLGLGAMPFLRLLGADLEITTIGGPYLSLVALSLPLVTLSVVSSAAFRSMGKARIPMLVTIPTIALIPLLSWLLVFPLGMGVVGAAVAALLAQGLRAALLLGLLFASRWGLRWAWPGLAQVRPLLAQAVPLVLPLFITEMVFSGGVFLFALLFERLGTQELAVFQIVSNLEMVFITASAGLHYAATVLVAQAIGRADSSGVWGVSRLIWRMGLISAAIFGLAFALFAFLLSLLYPNTTPQVQQWAFWAVLLNALFQPIKVSNFIFFGILASGGDTRFLLFSDFATVFLLGLPLAWLLAFPLGLGLWGIFLGRLLGEEILRIAMFLWRYRGGQWFRLDRGAKALATD encoded by the coding sequence GTGGGCCATGAACGGGGCGCTCGAGCTGCCTCCCCCACAGCACTGGGGCGGGGTGGCGAAGTCGCCGATGACCTGTCGCGTAGTATGCTGGCCTTTGTGACTGCCGATACCAGGCGCGAAATACTCAAAATTGCCCTGCCGGTGAGCCTCGAGTCAACCGTTCAACTAAGCCTGGGCTTTATCAACCAGGTCATCGTGGGAGTCTTGGGCACGGCCACGATTGCGGCGGTGGGGCTGGCCAACAATGTGCTGTTTATCGGCATTCTCTGCCTCAACACCCTGGGTGCGGGGTGCGCCATTCTGGCCAGCCGGGCCAGGGGCCGGGGGGACGAAGCCGCGGTGCGGCGCATCGTGAGTTTTTTCACTGGGTTTGCTTCGGTTTTGGCCCTTGCGCTGGCCCTACCGCTGGGGCTGGGGGCCATGCCTTTCTTAAGGCTACTGGGGGCCGATCTCGAGATTACCACCATCGGTGGGCCGTACCTCTCGCTGGTGGCCCTCTCCTTGCCCTTGGTGACCCTCAGCGTGGTGAGCAGCGCCGCATTTCGCAGCATGGGCAAGGCCCGCATCCCCATGCTGGTGACCATCCCCACCATCGCCCTGATACCGCTTTTGTCATGGCTGCTGGTGTTTCCGTTGGGCATGGGCGTGGTAGGGGCGGCGGTGGCGGCCCTGCTGGCGCAGGGTCTCCGGGCGGCGCTGCTGCTGGGGCTGCTGTTTGCAAGCCGCTGGGGGTTGCGCTGGGCCTGGCCTGGCCTGGCTCAAGTCCGGCCTTTGCTGGCCCAGGCCGTGCCGCTGGTGCTACCGCTGTTCATCACCGAGATGGTATTCAGCGGTGGGGTGTTTTTGTTTGCGCTGCTGTTCGAGCGCCTGGGTACGCAGGAGCTGGCGGTGTTCCAGATTGTGAGCAACCTCGAGATGGTCTTCATCACCGCCTCGGCGGGCCTGCACTATGCGGCCACGGTGCTGGTGGCACAGGCCATTGGGCGGGCCGATTCCTCAGGTGTTTGGGGGGTCTCGCGGCTGATCTGGCGCATGGGTCTAATCTCGGCGGCCATCTTTGGGCTGGCCTTTGCCCTCTTTGCTTTCCTGCTGTCCTTGCTCTATCCCAACACCACGCCTCAAGTCCAGCAGTGGGCTTTTTGGGCGGTGCTGTTGAACGCCCTGTTTCAACCCATCAAGGTTTCCAACTTCATCTTTTTTGGCATCCTGGCCAGCGGTGGCGACACCCGCTTTTTGCTGTTCTCCGATTTTGCTACGGTTTTTTTGCTGGGCTTGCCCTTGGCCTGGCTGCTGGCTTTTCCGCTGGGCCTGGGTTTGTGGGGAATTTTCCTGGGACGGCTCTTGGGCGAGGAAATCCTGCGTATCGCCATGTTCTTGTGGCGTTACCGGGGTGGGCAGTGGTTCCGCTTGGATCGGGGGGCCAAAGCCTTGGCTACAGATTGA
- a CDS encoding bifunctional folylpolyglutamate synthase/dihydrofolate synthase: MVYQEAVEWLFAQSRAGAPRGLARIRALLQRLGQPEAAFPAVHVIGTNGKGSVVAYLAAAFRAAGEPYGATISPHLLDFRERICTHQGPIPEAEVVRFVEWAQQQRWQEPVAFFDLTTALAFHHFAAVGVRVAAVEAGVGGALDATNALPDVRVTVITNIGEDHLETLGGSLEGVAKDKGGAIRTGVPVVTGAEGVGLAVIRAIAAERGAPLYVLSEGSPIFDLPAQPSLRGRFQLQNARLAAAALRLLGYGEPVLSTGLSTAVHPGRMQHLTYQNTPVVLDGAHNPPAVRALVEEFEEFHLVFGAFPRKDYHTMLQTLLPKARSVRYTYAARGALRAEELLQEHPAPYFEHPLEALHHAVGAAQQDGALVLVTGSLYLVGEMLRQLQAQHLASPKKVG, translated from the coding sequence GTGGTTTACCAAGAAGCAGTGGAATGGTTGTTTGCCCAAAGCCGGGCCGGGGCTCCCAGGGGTCTGGCGCGGATTCGTGCACTGCTGCAACGCCTGGGCCAGCCGGAAGCTGCTTTTCCTGCTGTTCACGTGATTGGCACCAATGGCAAGGGCAGTGTGGTGGCCTATCTGGCGGCGGCTTTTAGGGCTGCCGGGGAACCTTACGGAGCCACCATCAGCCCGCACCTGCTGGATTTCCGCGAGCGCATCTGTACCCACCAGGGCCCGATTCCCGAGGCTGAGGTGGTGCGCTTTGTGGAGTGGGCGCAGCAGCAGCGATGGCAAGAACCTGTAGCCTTCTTCGACCTCACCACCGCGCTGGCTTTTCACCACTTTGCCGCGGTTGGGGTGCGCGTGGCTGCGGTTGAGGCAGGGGTGGGTGGTGCGCTGGATGCGACCAACGCCCTGCCCGACGTTCGCGTGACGGTCATTACCAACATCGGTGAAGACCACCTGGAAACCCTGGGGGGTTCGCTCGAGGGGGTCGCCAAGGACAAAGGGGGGGCCATCCGAACCGGGGTACCGGTAGTAACAGGGGCCGAGGGGGTTGGACTGGCGGTTATTCGCGCCATCGCCGCCGAGCGGGGGGCGCCTTTGTATGTGCTGTCCGAAGGTAGCCCTATTTTCGATTTACCTGCCCAGCCCTCGCTGCGGGGCCGCTTTCAGTTACAGAACGCCCGTCTGGCAGCGGCAGCTCTGCGCCTGCTGGGTTATGGCGAGCCGGTTTTATCCACGGGTTTATCCACAGCCGTCCATCCGGGCCGCATGCAGCACCTGACCTACCAGAACACCCCTGTGGTGCTCGATGGAGCCCACAACCCACCCGCCGTCCGGGCGCTGGTAGAAGAGTTTGAAGAATTTCATCTGGTGTTTGGCGCTTTCCCCCGCAAGGACTACCACACCATGCTGCAAACCCTGCTCCCCAAGGCCAGAAGCGTACGGTATACCTATGCCGCCAGGGGTGCCCTGCGGGCAGAGGAACTTCTGCAAGAACACCCCGCGCCCTACTTCGAACATCCGCTCGAGGCCCTGCATCACGCTGTTGGAGCAGCCCAGCAGGACGGCGCTTTAGTCCTGGTCACAGGCTCTTTGTACCTGGTAGGGGAGATGCTGCGGCAGCTCCAGGCGCAGCATCTGGCCAGCCCAAAGAAGGTAGGCTGA